The Leptospiraceae bacterium DNA window AATAGAACATTTGTAAATTTTTATCTGCTTTATATGCATCGAAATCTTCAATTTTATAATGCGTAATCGGCGGAGTGCGGTTGAATCCATCAAAGTGTTGCTTCAATTCTCTCTTTATAAAAATGTCTGCATCTTCGTACGCTTGGTGTCTACCAAATACACCGGCAACCTGTTCATTCTCTAAAAATGGACGCACCAGGTTCGACAACCATTTTTCATTAAGAGGAGTTGCATCGTGGGTTATAACAGCGATTAGCTCTCCTGTTGCTTGCTCGATTGCAAAATTCCTAGTTTTCCCATGTCCAAATTCTGAAGATGGAATTGTAAATAGTTTTAGATTTTTATGAACTTTTGAAAATTCAGTTATAAATTCTAGCGTTCCATCCGTAGAGCCTGAATCAATAATAATAATCTCCGCATAACCATCATATGCCTGTGAACAGACAGCAGACAAAACTCTTTCGAAAATTTTTCCAGGATTTTTTACAGGGATGATAATGGATACAGATGGTAATGTTTTCATAGAATCGAGTTAACCAAATTCTTTAATCCAGTCTCTAAATCAATCTTGGGATTCCAATCCAATTCTTTTTTTGCTTTTGTAATATCTAGAACATTCCATTTAGGAAGTTTAATCCTGCTGTCTTTCTTTACCAGAGTTCTAGGAATCGATTTTCCAAAAAACTTTTCCATTAGATCTAATATTTCTTTTAGACTAGTTCCTACTCCTGTTCCAATGTTAAACACAGAGTATCCGCTCTTGCGATAAAAAATTCCTTTTTCAAAGGCATAAGCCATGTCCTCTAAATGAATATAATCGCGAACAATATTTTCATCGTCAAATATTTGAATTTCTTTTCCTTCTAAAACCCGACTAAGGCTAACGCCGATAAATCCCTGATTTCTGCCCGACGACAATAATTCTCCGTAAGGATTTGCTATTCTTAGAGTAAAACAAGAGTGATGAGAAATTTTAGTAAGTAGGTCAAAATAGTATTCAAGAGAAAGTTTATTAATTCCATAGGAAGTCAAAGGTTCAGTAGTGTCGGATTCTATATGCAAATGATGCGGTTTCTCTTGATAAACCGTTCCTCCACTGCTAGCAAATAAAATATGAATTGGATTTTGAACTTTCTTTAAAACTTCAATCAATTGCAAGCTAGGTATCAAGTTTGCTTCTGTTTCATACACAAAATTATTGTTTGACTCCATCGGCTTTCCAGATTGACCTAAATGAATTAAAATATCTATTCTCTCTAAAAAACCATGCAGTGTTTTTTCGTCATGCAATTGTCCAATCGTCCAACTCTCTATATTCTGAAAAAAATCGATTGGCTCTCTGCGGGAGTAAATATGAACCGAGTATTTTTTTGAGAGATACCTGGTTAAACTCCTTCCCAGAAACCCAGTAGAACCTATGATTCCTATATTTAACTTCCTGGAATTTTCTAAACTATTTTGCATAAAATTATTTTAAACGGGCTTTTATTTTCAGAAGAATGTTTCTGATATTTTTAAGGAATCGAATTATAATATTTTGATGAAATAGATTATACCAGACATCTATTTTTTTGTAAGCGTATTCATATCCTCTTAGTTCATTGATTAGATTTGCAATTTCTAGAGGCGAATACTCGTAAGCCAGATATTTAATAGAAGAATCTTTCCAGAGCAAAGTCGAAAATAGCCGCTCCATTAAAAAAGGAATATAGGAGACAGGATAGTGATAAGGTGCATTGCTTTTCAATTTGTCTACAATTTCTGTATCATTTTTATTTTCTAAAATATAGTCATGAATAGGCTTTGTGAACGCAATGTATTTTTCCCAGAAGGCTGGACTTCCAATCCAATAATTACAATAGAGTGTATCGGCTGACGTATTTTTTACATCGGATGCTTTGAATCCATAACCGAGTTTTTGAAATATACTATCAGCAATTTCTAAAAGTCCGGGGTGATTTGTTCCACCTTGTTTCCATACACTATCATACATCGTTACCTGTTCCATAAATGGATTGATAAAGTAAACATCATATCCTGGATTTTTGCGGATAAATTCAAGGAATTCCGATTCAGTCTTTCTCGCCTTCTCAAAAAAACGCCAGGATAAGACTCCAGCCAAATCTCCTTCTTTATAAAAACCATCCAAATAGGATTTTAAAATAACACTGTATTCTAAAAATAAATCCGATTCAAAGTCAGATGTATTAAAATAAGGAAAACAGTTTTCTGAGACTTTGCTGACTTGCTCTTTACTAAAATAAATTTGTCTGACTTTAATATTCAATTTTCTGCCTCAGCGGGTAAAGACTAACCAAGCTTGGTTTTAAAACTACGAATTATTCTTTTCCAAGAATTTATTTGGAAAGGATGCAATAAAAAAAAGCCTAAAAGAGAGGTCTTTGAGTTTAAAATCGCTTGAATAATCTTACTTGCTTTATCTTTTCTACTACACCAAATCCTTTGCGTTATCCGCTATTTTCAGTGCAGTCTGATAAACCAGGACATTGCTTTCTAATAAGATAAATTCTAAGACAAAAGACTTAATGCTCTCAGGCTTTGAAAGACCATCAAAATAAAACTGTGGATCAAAATTGGAAAAAATGTATTCCCTATTATTTAGTAAAACACCGTTGCTTTCTTTTATTTCAAGCTGGTATTCTTTATTATTCGCATCTAAAAGAAAGACTTTTTTAATAATTACTTTAACTGGATTGTTTGAAATATCAACTCTAAATTGCTTATACTCTTTAGTGATATCAAGCGAAATTTCATACCGCAACTTGGCTTGTTCAATTGGAACTTTCAGAGAATCCGATTCCGAAAAACCGTTTCCTAAATCCAAATACAATTGAATTGATTGTCCTTCGAGGGTAAATACCTTTTGCCGCAGATCAAAGTTTTCAATCTGTAGATTGACTAATTTTTGTTGAAATGAATTCAAATCTTCTTTTTTTGAATCTAAATCAATTCCATCAATATTGAGATTACTTTTCTCTTTCCAATTTTCATTGTAGTATTCTTTTTCTTTTGAAATAATTCTTTGATTAAAGCCCCAATTAATTGATTTATACTGATCTGACCAACCAACGAGGTATCCCATATTTTTAACATCCGCACTAAAACTTCCATCCGCCGGAAATTTGAACAGTCCTTCCTTTGAAATTAAATTTGTCCATTTTAATCCCTTCTCTAAAAGCTCTGTTCTAACCATGCAAGTTGTGGTAACATTATGAATTGCTTTAAATAGGACTTCATTTCCTTTTTTTTCCACTTCAAATGGTTTATCAACCCACACTTCTCCTATTTCACGCATTGGATTTGGAGCAAAGGGGGACAATTGACCGAGTTCAGAAAAAGATTCAAATTGATGAATCATATACTCATCCCAGCCCGGAAGATATTCTAAATCGTTTTCAGAGAATAATACGTATTTGCCTTTCACTTCTGAAAGAGGAATATTAAAAGCTTCCCCGCCAATATTCTCATCTAGAAAATAAACTTTTATAGAAGGATAGAAATTTGAAAAAACTTGTAGCCATTCTTTGGAACCATCATTAGATGCATTGTCTACAATGAATATTTCAAATTTATATTTAGTAGTAACAAGAAGAGACAGTATTGTATTTCGCAGTAACAATTCCCGATTCCAACTCAATACAATGATACTGATTATGGGATTATCCATTATGCGCTATTCCTTCTAAGGAGTCTGTAGAGCTTAGATAAAGTTTCGTTATTCCTAAGTTTGTTCATCCATTGAAAACTTTTCGCAGTTCTGTAGATATGTAATTCAGTGTTCATTTCCTGAATCATTCTAAGTGTCTCGACTAAGACTTGAGACAAATGAGTCGCTCTACTCCGCTCTCTTTCTTTTTCTAAGAGCAATGCATTTTTTGGATCAGAGCCAAAACCAAGAGTATTGAATTGACTTACAGCAATTGGCACATACGAAAAACTAGCCTTGCCAACGCCAATTGCTTTTAGAAAAAAATCAACATCTGATACTATTTTGTAAGACGTATCGTATAAACCATATTCATCAAACAATTTCCGTTTAATAAAAGTAACACTATGCCAGAGAACACCGTAAGCTAGAAAAGAAAGATTCAAAGTATCAGGACTTTTTCCATAGAGAACATTTCCTTTTCCGTCATCGATTAGCATATCTCCATAGATAATATCCGTTGCCAAATTTTTTTCAAAGACTTCTGTTAATACAAAATCATTCACAAGAAAATCACCGGAATTTAAAAAAAGACAATACTCGCCTTTTGCATTTAGAATACCTTTGTTGTGAGCATCATAAATTCCTTTGTCCGCTTCGCTCAACCAGAAACTAATTCCGTTTTGATTTTTTTTAATTACATCTAGACTACCGGCTGAAGAAGCTTCATCAATGATAATGTGCTCAACATTTTTCCAGGTTTGTGCCTTGACCGATTCGATCGTTTTAGAAAGTCCTTCTCGATTATTTAGATTAATTGTAATGATTGATAACTTAGTCATTGAATTCCATACAGTAAATAGTTTTAAATGCGATTAGAATTGGAAGTATAAAAATTCGCTCTCTGTAGATATGCAAAGAAGACTAATCATTGTTAAAAAAGAAAAACCAATCGCCCAACCTAAATTCGGTTTCCATTGCAGAGGATTGCGTGCATTGATATCTTTCGTAGGATTTTTATATCTAGAAAATATTTCAGTCGAGTTTTGAAGAAACCAGCATACAAAGAGTAAGACTGTAACCGAAAGAATCAATTGAATTTGCTTTCGAATTCCAAGCTCTGTATAACTTACCCCCGATCCAAACATTGCAGAAATAATTTTAAATGCAGTCTCTAAAGAATCGGCTCTAAAAAATACCCAGGCGATTACAACGCAAAGGAAAGTAAATACAATCGAGAAAGGTTTCAAGTATTTCTTGCTTTTCTCTGTCATAAATTTGCCACTTTGGCTATTCCAGAGATGATTGATTACGAGGTAAATTCCATGTAAACCACCCCATACCAAAAATTCCAACCTGCTCCATGCCAAGAGTCCACCGAGAAGCATGGTTAAAAATAAATTCACAAATCGTCTCAGATTTCCTTTTCTATTTCCTCCAAGCGCAATATACAAATAATCTCTTAGAAAAATGGAAAGAGTAATATGCCATCTTCTCCAAAAATCAATTATATTAACCGCTTTATAAGGAGAGTTAAAATTTCTAGGAATTACAATTCCAAAAAGTCTACCAAGACCAACTGCCATATCCGAGTAACCAGAGAAATCAAAATACAGTTGTAGCGAATACGAAATAGCCGCAACCCAAGAGTCAAATTGAAATAATTCTCCGCCTTTACTCGCCGTATCAAATACAGGAGTTGCATAGTCTACAATCCAATCTGCCAATAAAACTTTTTTAGACAGACCTAGAAAGAAAATACTCAAGCCCACTGAAATATTTTTATAAGAAAACCTATAGGTCTTCGATAAAGAAAATTGCGGAATGATTTCTTTGTGATGCACAATCGGTCCTGCAATCAACTGAGGAAAGAACGTGACAAACAAGCAGTAGTCGGTAAAACTGTATTCTTTTGTTTCACCTCTATAATTATCAACCAAATAGGCTATTTGTTGAAAGGTAAAAAAAGAAATTGCAAGTGGCAGAATTATTTTCTGAATCGAATATTCAAAACCGATTAAATTTTTCGTTACCGTAAAGAAAAAATAATAGTATTTATAATAACCTAATACTAATAAATTTAACGTAATTCCAAAGACTAAAATCTTCTTAGCATACTTCAAATTTTTCATATGAAAGCCAAGATAGTAATTTATCATGATCGAAGTAATAATGATAAAAGAATAAACTGGATTCCACCACGAATAAAAAAAGAAAGAAGCCAAAACCAACCAGACTCTCGCTGTGAAGAAAGTATACCTACTCGCCAAATAATAATAAAGCACAAGAGTAATTGGCAAAAAGACTAAAATAAAAATATAAGAATTAAAAAGCATGTTTACCTATTTGTAGAATTTTTCTTTATCCAAACAAAAGCAATCTCTTTGTTAGATTGTATAAGAAAAGAATCGGCTCATAAAAGAATACCATTCCGACAAAGACTGGATAATTATAAGGTGTAAAATAGAAAGATAAAACTACAATAACTTTTCCCGAAAGAAAAAGCAATGCTAGTAGAGAGTAACTTTCTAAGCTTGCAAATAAATCACTCATTGGATTCTTTTTTAAAAATCTTAAAAAGATGATTGAAGAAAGCGAAATTAATATGGAGGGAAAAATAATATCCCCTTCTATCATACATTTTCTGATAAGTATTTTTAAAAAAGTTACAGTATCTTTTTTTACAAATTCCCATACATCCATTTTAAGAATTGTTTCGTATTCATCGCTATACATTCTAATAAAACTTTCTTTATTTGATAGTTTAATTGCACGGACTGAAGCTTCATAGTCACTTAGTCTAAACGGAATCGATGGGTAATCCAAAGCAAATTCTCCGAGCGAGCACCAAATTGTATGCCAGAAGACGTGATGAGTTGTAGCATCTTTTTTATAAGCTTCACTTAAGAGTAAGTTTGGCATAGACTTAAGGGAAAAAATTAGAATTAAGATCAAAGAGAAAAACTTAAGATTTCGGAATACAAAAGAACGTATTTTTTCTTTCGAAAAAAGAAAGGAGACGAAAATGAAAAAAAGAAGAAACGCAATAAATACAAGCCCCTAGAACGAATTAATAAAAAAACAATTAATAGAAAAAGAGAAACTATAGATCCAATGTTATAAAATATTTTTTGTTTTCCACTGCCTACAATGGTAGAAAAAAAATACAACGCTAAAAGAATAAACGGCACAAAAATTATATATTCATAAGGCTCCATAAAAAAAATATTCGTATTAGTTATGTTTAGATTGGATGCAATTTTTTCTAATATAAAATGAAATGAACTTTGAGTGAATTGGTTGACAATAACTGTAGCATTGAATTCAAAAAAACCGATCAAAATTACTAAGGCACTCATCACTGGAAATAAATACATTCTTTTAGCAAACGAAGCAAGTTTTTCATCAGACAACTGGAAAATTAAAAAAGTAATGTAGTGGATTCCAATATCATCTGCAAAGGGAAATAATTCTAAGTCATATTTTTTTTCCTTTATAAATTGAAAATCTACATCTTTCAAAAGCAAGTTCTGTTGACTTTCTGTAATCTTAATATAGCCAAGAGAAGGAACTACTGGATAGTTTCGAAAATTGGAAAAAAGACCTGTGTTTATAATCGTAGCAAATCTAGCTGTAACTGGTGCATTTTTAAGAGTAAAACTTTCCAAAAAATAATTGTTTCTAGCATAGACAAAGAGAGAAAACACAGCTAGTATTAAGAAAAACAAGAACTGATAGATTTTGTTTCTATAGTATTTAAACATAAAAATTAATTTGGCTTCCGATTAATTGTAAATGTTGCGAAAGAAAATATTTTACCCAGAAATGTTTTTCCTAAAAAAATATCTAGCTTACAAAATAGAGAAGCAATTTTTCCCGTTCCAATATTAAGCCAGGGAAATGCGTCTGGATTATAATAAAGCACATAGCCGACCAAACCATTGTAAACCTTATAAATTGTATTTAGAGCATTTTCAGAAAGAAGATTTTCATAGTCTTTCAATTCAAAACCACGTTCACTATTCTCTTCGAACAGAGAATTTTTTTTATAAATTCTTTCTCTAATCCAACGAAATAGAAAGAAATTATGAGTAGGCTCAAAGTTAATAAACAATCCACCCGGTTTCAAAGAATCTACAATATTCTTAAGTGCTAATGATACATGATCAGGCACATGATGAAGACCACCAATTAGTATAATTATATCATATTTTACAGGTTCTTTCCATTTTAAAATATCAGCCTGAAATATCTGCGCATAATGTCCATTTTTCGCTTTGGCAGATAATACCATGGAATCAGAATAATCAAATCCAAAGTATTCGCCATTCGAATCTCTTTCAAAGAATCGAAACAATATTTCGGACTCACCACTCATTGCTTCTAAGATTTTCTTTCCACTAAAAGTCTTTTGTTCTTTTTCTAATTCATGAAATATTTGATTCCACAATTCATTCTTATACGCCAAATGATTCTTATTACTTCTGCCAGATATATATCTTTCAGAAATAGTATTAAAATGCTCTCTTTGTTTTTCTGAGTTATTCATGTTTCTTTAATTTTTTCTCTGTTATAATATATCTGGGTCTTTTTTTGACCTCTAAAAACATCTTCCCAAGATATTCTCCCATAATTCCCAGGCTTAGCAATTGAAATCCGCCGAGCATTAGAATAGTAAGTAAAGTCGATGACCAACCCTTTACTGCTAAGTTTAAATAAAATGATACATACGCAATATAAATGGAATACAATAAAGTAAAGATAATAATAATCAAGCCTATAAATGTTGTTACCGCAATGGATTGATACTAAAAAAGTAATTCCCGAAATTGCAAATGCAAACATTTTCTTAAAGCTATATTTTGTTTTTCCACTAAACCTTTCTTCCAGCACATACTTGATTGCAATTCGATTAAAGCCTGCCCCAAAATATGTAACCTCTCAAAAAAAGAAACTCTTCCTCATTTTCTCTAATTACGCTGATTACTTTTTTATCTAACAATCGAAAGTCTGCTGCACCGTCTTCTATAGGAACACCTGATAGCAATCTAAGTAGACTATAAAAATACTTTGCTGTAATTTTTTTTAAGAATCCAGTTCTCACAGAATCATCTCGAACTGTATAGACTACCTCATAACCCTCTTGCCATTTCTGAATTAATTCTGAATAACCTCTGGAGGTGTTGAAGATCAGCATCCATACAAATCACACAATCTCCAAAGGCATGATCGTAACCGGCTTTAAGTGCTTTCTGGTGACCAAAGTTTCTTGAAAAGACAAATAATTCCATTCTTATATTTCAAAGAAAGTTCTTTAATTCTGTCTATAGTTCTGTCAGTACTACCATCATCCACAAACAATATTTCGAATTTATATTTCTTCATTTGAATTTGAATTCTTTCATAAATTGCAAAAATATTTCCTTCTTCATTCATACAAGGAATTACAATTGTCACTAAAAAATTTATTATTCATCCTTATTGACTATTTCATTCCTTGTAAAATTTTTCTTTAAATACTTTCAATCTTTCTCTATTAGCATGAGCAAATAACAACACCGTAAGAGCGGCTAAGAACGAATAAACGGAATGTAAATGAAACGTCTTAGGAAGTAAATTATATTGAATCATATAATCTAGATTCACTTTTGAACTAGGTAGCATTAAGATAAAAAGTTTTGGAATAAATAAAACACAGATCCAAAGAAATGTATTTTGCATACTACTCCAAAGGCTAAAAGAATTTTGATAAAATTCCATTAGAAAAAAATAAATACAAACCAATCCCAATAAAAGCAAGGTCTCAGGAATCACTAAATAACACAATGGCCAGAAAGCAAGTGCCGACAAATACCGAGTAACCGGATTTTTCTTCACGGGAGAATAAATAGAATATATCCCAAGACTTGTCAAAGTAACTATCAGAAATACAATCGGAAATAAAAAATCAATTTCCTGCTTTATAAAAATTAATCCGATTGGATACAAAAGATATTTTAACTTGGATATAAAGACTGTATTGATAATCCTAATATAAAACAAATAGAGAACAATGTAGGGAATGGAAGCAAGTAAAAAGAAAATTTCTACAGAATCAAATTTGAAGACTGAAGAAAAGAATGCTGGAATAGCTGGTGCAAAAAATAAGAGGTAAAAAAATTATTACGCAGATTACTAATTAATGGATATGGCATTGGAATTTGAAATTTATACATATCCTCTTTGATATCTTCCATTTCGAAAATATGATCAGCTAGTTTACGAGCAAAAAATTCAATATATTCTGACCAGGCGATATTTTCTCTGAGTATAGAACTAATGTCTGAAAATTTATTCATTTTTTCTAGCTTAACACTAAATACATTCATATTTACAAAGAACAATATAGATATAAAACTTAAAAAAGCTAAGAAATGAAAACTTCTTTTGATAGAAAACTTTGAAGAAAAATATCTATACGAAAAAATGCAAAGTAAAATTACTGTTAGAAATCTCAGAGGCAATTGTAGATTTTCCACATATTGTCCATAACTGAATAAGCAAAATAGCCCAAGAATCGTAAGTATGACTCCCAATGAAAAAAATGCTCTTAGATAAAAAACTATGATAAAGAGTAAACTCAAGCATAAACAGAATAAATAAGAATTATAATTTCGAAAATCAAGATTAATGTTCTTATATTTCAGATATTGGCTTCTTCTATCCATTTCATAGTTTTTATCTTTTATAGGTTCACTTGGATGTTTCCAACTCTGCGTAGATATTGGCTTTACTAATCCAAGATTGATTAAGCTTTGACCGATATAATTTCCGACTATTCCATTTCCAAAGCTGCTAAAATGCACATAATCCCCCGCCATCATTTTCTTAGCATCGCTTAAGTCTGGATTGGTACGTATATGATTTAAAATTTCTTCGGCAGGATCTAGTATATAGGCAAAATTTGCAAACTTTCCATAAAGCATATCAACTTCAGATAACTGTTCTCTAATACGAGGTAGCTCTGAATAATCGATCTTAAACTTCACAAATTCATTCCAAAATTTGTTCGTAAATTTTTCATATTTAAAAAGGTAAAAGGGTTTAACGATGACAATCGGAGTATTTGTAGTCTTGGCAAGGGAAATTATCTTTGCCAAATAAAAAATTTCTCGTTCAATATTTGCTCGGTTGCTTGTATCAATTTGCTTCCCGAAAATATAATTGCACTGCATTAAAACTCGATAGATTCTTAACAATAATTGCAAAAAAAGAACTGTGGTATGCTAATAGTTTTATCAATACTGGAATAAAAAAAGATTTATTATCCTCTACTCTTACTTCTTCTTTTCCTTTCTTAGGAACTAAATCATTGGGAAAATTGGGAATTGTATTCTTAATTAAAACATCAGAATCTCCTTGTTTCATTTCATATCCAACCCAGTTTCCGCTTCCATAGAGTATAATTAAATCAGGTTTTTACTTTTTATATAAAAGACTTGATACGCTTCATAGATTTGTTGATTTAAAAGCCCAGACTTTCCTGCATTCATGACAGTTGCGGCAACACCCATTTCCCTCAATTTCCTTTCCATTCGAGAAGGCCAGTCCTCCTTATAAAAAGTTCCTAACCCTATCGTAACAGAATCTCCCAAAGCCAGTATTCTAATTTCGTCTTCTGTTCTTTGAGGTAGCTCAGGTCCAAGCAAATTCAAAGAATTCATCCTAGTATCAGTTTGATTCATAGCCAAAGGCTTATTCCAATCGAAATAAAAATTTACAAAATCAAAATTCCAATGATTCCCCATAAAATGAGTAAAAAGAAAAAAATAAAACAAATATTTTGAATGAGGATTTAATTTCATTTTAAGTAATCAATCACAGATAAGATTTTCAAAACAAAATGATGCAAAACAGAAGAAATAAATATTAAAAAGCATGTTTACCTATTTGTAGAATTTTTCTTTTTATAATTTTCAATTTTTCTCTTTGCGCATGAATAAATAACAACACCGTAAGAGCGGCTAAGAACGAATAAACGGAATGCAAATGAAACGTCTTAGGGAATAAATTATATTGAATCATATAATCTAGATTCACTTTCGAACTAGGTAGCATTAAGATAAAAAGTTTTGGAATAAATAAAACACAAATCCAAAGGAATGTATTTTGCATACTACTCCAAAGTCTAAAAGAATTTCGATAAAATTCCATTAGAAGAAAATAAATACAAACCAATCCCAATAAAAGCAAGGTCTCAGGAATCACTAAATAATACAATGGCCAGAAAGCAAGTGCCGACAAATACCGAGTAATCGGATATTTCTTCACGGGACAATAAATGAATATACCCCAAAACTTGTCAAAGTAACAAGTAAAAATACAATTGGCAGTAAAAAATCAACCTCCTGTTTAATAAGAAATAATCCGATTGGATACAAAAGATATTTTAACTTGGAGATGAAGGCTGTATTGATAATCCGAATATAAAACAAATAGAGCACAAGGTAAGGAATCGAAGCAAGTAAAAAGAAAATTTCCACAGAATCAAATTTGAAAACAGAGGAAAAGAATGTGGGAATAGCGGGAATAGCC harbors:
- a CDS encoding glycosyltransferase family 2 protein; the encoded protein is MKTLPSVSIIIPVKNPGKIFERVLSAVCSQAYDGYAEIIIIDSGSTDGTLEFITEFSKVHKNLKLFTIPSSEFGHGKTRNFAIEQATGELIAVITHDATPLNEKWLSNLVRPFLENEQVAGVFGRHQAYEDADIFIKRELKQHFDGFNRTPPITHYKIEDFDAYKADKNLQMFYCFFSDNNAMLRKSAWEKIPYDDVNFAEDQKWAKAILENGYIKAYADDAIVFHSHTYTMLEAFRRSFEEAVSFQIHFEHQILSSLKSLIGICLHKIRIDYSTLIRSKEISFLEKIHLLFYRPIYDSLRFLGYFLGSKKRLSAFLYSTISIDHRLLKDGKGRKVK
- a CDS encoding NAD-dependent epimerase/dehydratase family protein; amino-acid sequence: MQNSLENSRKLNIGIIGSTGFLGRSLTRYLSKKYSVHIYSRREPIDFFQNIESWTIGQLHDEKTLHGFLERIDILIHLGQSGKPMESNNNFVYETEANLIPSLQLIEVLKKVQNPIHILFASSGGTVYQEKPHHLHIESDTTEPLTSYGINKLSLEYYFDLLTKISHHSCFTLRIANPYGELLSSGRNQGFIGVSLSRVLEGKEIQIFDDENIVRDYIHLEDMAYAFEKGIFYRKSGYSVFNIGTGVGTSLKEILDLMEKFFGKSIPRTLVKKDSRIKLPKWNVLDITKAKKELDWNPKIDLETGLKNLVNSIL
- a CDS encoding glycosyltransferase family 2 protein; this translates as MDNPIISIIVLSWNRELLLRNTILSLLVTTKYKFEIFIVDNASNDGSKEWLQVFSNFYPSIKVYFLDENIGGEAFNIPLSEVKGKYVLFSENDLEYLPGWDEYMIHQFESFSELGQLSPFAPNPMREIGEVWVDKPFEVEKKGNEVLFKAIHNVTTTCMVRTELLEKGLKWTNLISKEGLFKFPADGSFSADVKNMGYLVGWSDQYKSINWGFNQRIISKEKEYYNENWKEKSNLNIDGIDLDSKKEDLNSFQQKLVNLQIENFDLRQKVFTLEGQSIQLYLDLGNGFSESDSLKVPIEQAKLRYEISLDITKEYKQFRVDISNNPVKVIIKKVFLLDANNKEYQLEIKESNGVLLNNREYIFSNFDPQFYFDGLSKPESIKSFVLEFILLESNVLVYQTALKIADNAKDLV
- a CDS encoding glycosyltransferase; translated protein: MTKLSIITINLNNREGLSKTIESVKAQTWKNVEHIIIDEASSAGSLDVIKKNQNGISFWLSEADKGIYDAHNKGILNAKGEYCLFLNSGDFLVNDFVLTEVFEKNLATDIIYGDMLIDDGKGNVLYGKSPDTLNLSFLAYGVLWHSVTFIKRKLFDEYGLYDTSYKIVSDVDFFLKAIGVGKASFSYVPIAVSQFNTLGFGSDPKNALLLEKERERSRATHLSQVLVETLRMIQEMNTELHIYRTAKSFQWMNKLRNNETLSKLYRLLRRNSA
- a CDS encoding MBOAT family protein; translation: MLFNSYIFILVFLPITLVLYYYLASRYTFFTARVWLVLASFFFYSWWNPVYSFIIITSIMINYYLGFHMKNLKYAKKILVFGITLNLLVLGYYKYYYFFFTVTKNLIGFEYSIQKIILPLAISFFTFQQIAYLVDNYRGETKEYSFTDYCLFVTFFPQLIAGPIVHHKEIIPQFSLSKTYRFSYKNISVGLSIFFLGLSKKVLLADWIVDYATPVFDTASKGGELFQFDSWVAAISYSLQLYFDFSGYSDMAVGLGRLFGIVIPRNFNSPYKAVNIIDFWRRWHITLSIFLRDYLYIALGGNRKGNLRRFVNLFLTMLLGGLLAWSRLEFLVWGGLHGIYLVINHLWNSQSGKFMTEKSKKYLKPFSIVFTFLCVVIAWVFFRADSLETAFKIISAMFGSGVSYTELGIRKQIQLILSVTVLLFVCWFLQNSTEIFSRYKNPTKDINARNPLQWKPNLGWAIGFSFLTMISLLCISTESEFLYFQF
- a CDS encoding class I SAM-dependent methyltransferase, which translates into the protein MNNSEKQREHFNTISERYISGRSNKNHLAYKNELWNQIFHELEKEQKTFSGKKILEAMSGESEILFRFFERDSNGEYFGFDYSDSMVLSAKAKNGHYAQIFQADILKWKEPVKYDIIILIGGLHHVPDHVSLALKNIVDSLKPGGLFINFEPTHNFFLFRWIRERIYKKNSLFEENSERGFELKDYENLLSENALNTIYKVYNGLVGYVLYYNPDAFPWLNIGTGKIASLFCKLDIFLGKTFLGKIFSFATFTINRKPN
- a CDS encoding glycosyltransferase, which gives rise to MELFVFSRNFGHQKALKAGYDHAFGDCVICMDADLQHLQRLFRINSEMARGL
- a CDS encoding glycosyltransferase; translation: MNEEGNIFAIYERIQIQMKKYKFEILFVDDGSTDRTIDRIKELSLKYKNGIICLFKKLWSPEST